ATTCTAGCGTGTCCGATTAGATTAATTCAAACTTTAAGGTTGCTGATTTGGAGGCTTAAGCTAAGAGATAGGGCATCATCCATAGCTATGATTAAAGGCATAATAAGTTCCTTAAAACTGAGCAAGGCAGTATTAAGTAAGAGAGCTAAGCCGCCTAGAAAATTACCTCCACGCAAAGGATTTTCACCATCTGTGGACGTCAAAATGCTCATAGGATTACCTAAGAATAAAGGGTAGTATCATGTCCCTAAGAAGAATAGAAAAGGCGCTTGCTAGGGATCTTGCGTTATTGAGGAAGGTAGGGATTTTATCAATACTTCACATCGTACAGTATCACCTTAACAATATCGCAGGGAAGACAAGTAGTGTAATGCTACTGCCTAATGGACTTAGAGCCTATATTAATGCAAACATTGCCGATGATTTGCTCCACTCTATCGATGAAGTATTTGTTTTGCAGGAGTACTCGCTTCTAAGTGACTATGTGCCAAGAAGAAACGATATAATCGTCGATGCTGGAGCTTTCTACGGCATTTATACACTCTTTTCAGCGAAGAAGGCTAGAAAAGTGCTTGCTTTTGAGCCTCAACTTGACGTTCTATCTTACCTGTTGTTAAATATAAATCTCAACAAACTAGAAGGCGTGGTTATAGCTCTACCCTACGCGCTTTCAAACACGACAGAACGGGCGAAGTTTTACGTCCACGAACGCAAATCTCGTTCAAGTCTTTGCTGGGTGTCAGAGAAGATGGAGATTACAAGCGTCCCGACAATTACGATAGACAAGATTGTGTCAGATTTCAAACTTAGCAACATAAACGTGCTAAAAATCGATGTAGAAGGTGCTGAGCTAAGCCTCTTACAAGGGGCTCAACGGGCACTTAGTGAGCATGTCATCGAAAAGATAGTAATGGAGGTGCATCCATGGCTCATTGATTGTCGATCAATAATCTCTCTCCTAAAAAAGCACGGCTTCGTAGTGGATTATATTGCAAGTTATGAGGGTTTTCCAACGAAGTTTCTCTACGCGAGGTCTAAGAGGTAAGGTGGAGGCTCAGTCAAAGCTTGACTATATATTTAATGGCTATCCACGACAGGTGTAGACAATCTTGAGGATAGCGTTGCTTACGAACACCATTAGTGGACCTGGTGGTGCTGAGTATTTAACAATAGCTATGCTTAACTCATTGAGGGGGCTACCGAATGTTGAGGTCAAAATACTAGGTAGAGAAAAGTCAGTCGACCTTTACTCGCTAGTTAATTGGCTTGACATAAGCTTGGCCCATGCAATAATCAAAGGCTACGATTACATCCCCAAGTTCCCTTCTGGCCTTTATAAATTACGAAACTATGATTTGGTAATTAACACGCGCGCTAATGAAGTCCTCCTACCAGCTCATGTGCATTACTTGCACTGGGTTTTTTCACCTTATGGTATTAAAGACCCTGAAGCGATAGCATACTATAGACG
This genomic interval from Candidatus Nezhaarchaeota archaeon contains the following:
- a CDS encoding FkbM family methyltransferase, which produces MSLRRIEKALARDLALLRKVGILSILHIVQYHLNNIAGKTSSVMLLPNGLRAYINANIADDLLHSIDEVFVLQEYSLLSDYVPRRNDIIVDAGAFYGIYTLFSAKKARKVLAFEPQLDVLSYLLLNINLNKLEGVVIALPYALSNTTERAKFYVHERKSRSSLCWVSEKMEITSVPTITIDKIVSDFKLSNINVLKIDVEGAELSLLQGAQRALSEHVIEKIVMEVHPWLIDCRSIISLLKKHGFVVDYIASYEGFPTKFLYARSKR